TATCCTTATATTTCACCAGATCGGGAGCCCAGACATTCCCTATATTCTTGTGCAGCGCATGGGTAACAGGCTCCCAGTTAATCAGATCCTTCGACTGCCAGATCAAGAGTCCCGGATAATATTCGAAAGAGGAATGGACCATGTAATACGTATCGCCATCACGCAAAATGCTCGGATCAGCGTAGTCCCCCGCAAAAATGGGATTTATATAGTAGTCTTTTCCTTTTTCATTAGGTTTTGTCTGATATTGAGCATTTGCAAAAACGCTCACGTGGATAAGGAAAATTGTTATTATAATTTTATTCATATTGTTTGATAATTAATACTTAGTTATACTGTTTTAATAGTTTTTTATTTCTTGCGAAAGCAGTGTAAATAATGCGTTGAGATCATCTGTGTTGAAAAAGCAAATCTCCTTAATCCAACATTTTTAATACTTTTAGTGATTTCAGGGCGTACATTTTCTGCAAGAT
This is a stretch of genomic DNA from Flavobacterium endoglycinae. It encodes these proteins:
- a CDS encoding L-rhamnose mutarotase — translated: MQLKRICYSCDLIDDPELITEYKKYHLAENVRPEITKSIKNVGLRRFAFSTQMISTHYLHCFRKK